The Spirochaetota bacterium genome includes a window with the following:
- a CDS encoding ketopantoate reductase family protein, with protein sequence MREGAMKILVTGTGVIGTTYAWQLALSGNTLVHFVRPGKKRALVERGIRVRCLDQRCGRNAERETVYQPAIVDDFGPGDGYDLIICSVNSHQLAELLPLLADRAGDTTILFLQNMRPGDDELIDRYLDQSRYVIGYPFKAGGGRDESGIDTVIFGNYLSNTVLGERNGRITPRLKVLHRLLAGADMNPKMIRKIVPYIRTHYIWAAASLGAYMKAGSWERFIGPEITRESCLAMREGWKICERQGIKPRRVAPTCYYYLPLPLMVPLIGFMYRDGGMRRMFEGHVGHSPEEMRTMYYDVLGLGETYGIDMPYYRGFKRFVDGYFSRQ encoded by the coding sequence ATGAGGGAGGGCGCCATGAAGATTCTCGTAACCGGAACAGGCGTGATCGGGACGACGTACGCCTGGCAGCTCGCGCTCTCGGGCAACACGCTCGTGCATTTCGTGCGTCCAGGGAAGAAACGCGCACTGGTGGAGCGGGGGATACGGGTCCGGTGCCTGGATCAGCGTTGCGGGAGGAATGCGGAGCGCGAGACAGTATACCAGCCGGCGATCGTCGACGATTTCGGGCCCGGGGACGGATACGATCTCATCATATGTTCGGTGAACAGTCACCAGCTCGCGGAGCTGCTGCCGCTTCTCGCGGACAGGGCCGGGGACACGACCATACTCTTCCTCCAGAACATGCGTCCCGGCGACGATGAGCTCATAGACCGGTACCTGGATCAATCGCGGTATGTAATCGGCTATCCCTTCAAGGCGGGAGGGGGGCGGGACGAGTCCGGCATCGATACCGTGATATTCGGCAATTACCTGTCCAATACGGTGCTGGGGGAAAGGAACGGGCGCATCACGCCGCGGCTCAAGGTCCTGCATCGGCTGCTTGCCGGGGCGGACATGAACCCGAAGATGATACGGAAGATCGTTCCCTATATCCGGACTCACTATATCTGGGCTGCCGCATCCCTGGGCGCTTATATGAAGGCGGGTTCATGGGAAAGGTTTATCGGCCCCGAAATCACCAGGGAATCCTGTCTTGCCATGCGCGAGGGATGGAAGATATGCGAACGGCAGGGAATCAAGCCGCGCAGGGTCGCGCCCACCTGTTATTACTATCTTCCGCTCCCCCTCATGGTCCCTCTTATCGGTTTCATGTACAGGGACGGGGGGATGCGGCGAATGTTCGAGGGACACGTAGGGCACTCCCCCGAAGAGATGCGGACGATGTATTACGATGTGCTCGG